From the Gallaecimonas mangrovi genome, one window contains:
- a CDS encoding HAD-IA family hydrolase, producing the protein MIHYRPLGPIAAISFDLDDTLYDNAPVIRQAEQQLQDWLAQRVKLREDSYGYFQGWRQRVLQENPELAHDTTASRHRALVRGLGALGVSQAEGLADAAMAHFLEWRSRCDINPQVHQLLAELASRRPLVAISNGNADIDRLGLGSYFKAAFHAGGSRQMKPSPDLFIAAAQQLKLTPQAILHVGDHLREDIEGALGAGFQTAWYNPDGLALKDQAKGKLLPHFEFQTLDSLRQLL; encoded by the coding sequence ATGATTCATTACCGCCCGTTAGGGCCCATTGCCGCCATCAGTTTCGATCTTGACGACACCCTTTATGACAATGCGCCGGTGATCCGCCAAGCCGAGCAACAATTGCAAGACTGGCTGGCACAGCGCGTTAAATTGCGCGAAGACAGTTACGGCTATTTTCAGGGCTGGCGCCAACGGGTACTGCAAGAAAACCCGGAACTGGCCCACGACACCACCGCCAGCCGCCACCGCGCCTTAGTCCGTGGTTTAGGTGCCTTGGGGGTTAGCCAGGCAGAAGGCCTGGCCGACGCGGCAATGGCACATTTTCTGGAATGGCGTTCGCGCTGCGACATTAATCCACAGGTGCATCAGCTGTTGGCAGAGCTGGCCAGTCGCCGGCCGCTGGTCGCCATTTCTAACGGCAACGCCGATATCGACCGCCTTGGCCTTGGCAGCTATTTCAAAGCGGCTTTTCACGCCGGTGGCAGCCGCCAAATGAAGCCCAGCCCTGACCTGTTCATCGCCGCCGCCCAGCAGCTTAAACTCACGCCGCAAGCCATCTTGCACGTGGGGGATCACCTGCGTGAAGACATCGAAGGCGCCCTTGGGGCCGGTTTCCAAACCGCTTGGTATAACCCTGATGGTTTGGCGCTAAAAGACCAAGCCAAAGGCAAACTATTACCGCATTTTGAATTCCAGACATTGGACTCGCTGCGCCAGTTGTTATAA
- the uvrD gene encoding DNA helicase II — MNIAHLLEGLNGKQREAVAAPQSNLLVLAGAGSGKTRVLVHRIAYLIQGLNVSPYAVMAVTFTNKAASEMRGRVEQLMGGQLRGMWLGTFHGLAHRLLRFHHQDANLPENFQILDSDDQLRMIKRVMRSLGLDDKKWPPRQAMGYINAKKDEGLRPKHIDPQDPVERLWHQIYEAYQSACNLAGLVDFAELLLRALELLRDNQHLRDHYQARFQHVLVDEFQDTNAIQYAWLRLLAGPQSHVMIVGDDDQSIYGWRGARVDNIHRFLDDFAPATTIRLEQNYRSTATILKAANGLITHNAERLGKDLWTDGKTGEAVSVYSGFNEIDEARFVVSRIQAWVDDGGSWSDAAILYRNNAQSRVLEDALLRESIKYRIYGGLRFFERQEIKDALAYLRLMANRDDDAAFERVVNTPTRGIGDRTLGIVRQQAREQGTTLWRACRQLLDAKVLSGRAGNAINTFMGLVDNLEQQSADEVLSRQVDIAIKESGLLAMYQAEKGEKGQARVENLEELVSATQDFEPAEGTEEMTELNAFLSHAALESGDTQADEFEDAVQMMTMHTAKGLEFPLVFLVGVEEGMFPSMQSVTDPDRLEEERRLCYVGMTRAMKKLYLCYAESRRLYGRDEFHTPSRFLREIPQECLEEVRVRTQVSRPVTQYQKSQEQFNETGLNLGQRVRHSKFGDGIIINYEGTGPQSRVQVAFDDAGPKWLVVAYARLDVL; from the coding sequence ATGAATATAGCGCACCTGCTGGAAGGCCTTAACGGCAAGCAACGGGAGGCGGTCGCCGCGCCTCAATCCAACCTGCTGGTGCTGGCCGGTGCCGGTTCAGGAAAAACCCGAGTACTGGTGCACCGCATCGCCTATTTAATTCAAGGGCTGAACGTTTCCCCTTATGCGGTGATGGCGGTGACCTTTACCAACAAAGCCGCCAGCGAGATGCGCGGCCGGGTTGAACAGTTAATGGGAGGCCAGCTGCGCGGCATGTGGCTTGGCACCTTTCATGGCCTGGCCCATCGCTTGCTGCGCTTTCATCACCAAGACGCCAACCTCCCCGAAAACTTTCAAATTCTCGATTCTGACGACCAGCTCAGAATGATTAAAAGGGTGATGCGCAGCCTCGGCCTTGACGACAAAAAATGGCCGCCCCGCCAGGCCATGGGTTATATCAACGCCAAAAAAGACGAAGGCCTGCGCCCCAAACATATCGACCCGCAAGATCCGGTAGAAAGGCTCTGGCACCAAATTTATGAAGCCTACCAAAGCGCCTGCAACCTGGCCGGGTTGGTAGACTTTGCCGAACTGCTGCTGCGGGCACTGGAATTGCTGCGCGACAACCAGCACCTGCGCGACCATTACCAAGCCCGTTTTCAGCACGTTTTAGTGGACGAATTTCAAGATACCAACGCCATTCAATATGCCTGGCTGCGCCTCTTAGCTGGGCCACAAAGCCATGTGATGATCGTGGGCGATGACGACCAGTCCATCTACGGCTGGCGCGGCGCCCGGGTCGATAACATTCACCGCTTTTTGGATGATTTTGCCCCAGCCACCACCATTCGCCTGGAGCAAAACTACCGCTCCACCGCCACCATTTTGAAAGCCGCCAATGGCCTTATTACCCATAACGCCGAACGCTTGGGTAAAGACTTATGGACCGACGGCAAAACCGGCGAAGCGGTTTCGGTATATTCCGGCTTTAACGAAATCGACGAGGCCCGCTTTGTGGTTAGCCGCATTCAAGCCTGGGTAGACGACGGTGGCAGCTGGTCGGATGCCGCGATTTTGTATCGCAACAATGCCCAGTCGCGGGTGCTGGAAGACGCGCTGCTGCGCGAAAGTATTAAATACCGCATCTATGGCGGCCTGCGCTTTTTCGAGCGCCAGGAAATTAAAGACGCCTTGGCTTACCTGCGGCTGATGGCAAATCGCGACGACGACGCCGCCTTTGAGCGGGTGGTCAATACCCCCACCCGCGGTATTGGCGACAGAACCCTTGGCATAGTGCGCCAACAGGCGCGCGAACAGGGCACTACCCTGTGGCGTGCCTGCCGGCAACTGCTGGACGCCAAGGTACTCTCAGGCCGGGCCGGTAACGCCATCAACACCTTTATGGGGCTGGTGGATAACCTTGAGCAGCAAAGCGCCGACGAGGTGCTCAGCCGCCAGGTTGATATCGCCATCAAAGAATCGGGCCTGCTGGCGATGTATCAGGCCGAGAAAGGCGAAAAGGGCCAGGCGCGGGTAGAAAACTTAGAAGAATTGGTCTCCGCTACCCAAGACTTCGAACCGGCTGAAGGCACCGAGGAGATGACAGAACTCAACGCCTTCTTGTCCCATGCTGCGCTGGAGTCGGGCGACACCCAGGCCGATGAATTTGAAGATGCGGTGCAAATGATGACCATGCACACCGCCAAGGGCCTGGAATTTCCGCTGGTATTCTTGGTGGGCGTTGAAGAAGGCATGTTCCCGTCCATGCAGTCGGTTACCGACCCCGACCGTCTCGAAGAAGAGCGCCGCCTTTGCTACGTTGGCATGACCCGCGCCATGAAAAAGCTCTATCTGTGTTATGCCGAATCACGCCGCCTGTATGGCCGCGACGAGTTCCACACCCCCAGCCGCTTTTTACGGGAAATTCCCCAAGAGTGTTTGGAAGAAGTGCGGGTGCGCACCCAGGTCAGCCGCCCCGTTACCCAGTACCAAAAGAGCCAGGAACAGTTCAACGAAACCGGCCTTAATCTTGGCCAACGGGTACGCCACAGCAAGTTTGGTGACGGCATCATCATCAATTACGAAGGCACAGGCCCACAATCGCGGGTGCAAGTGGCCTTTGATGATGCCGGTCCAAAATGGCTAGTGGTGGCCTACGCCAGATTAGACGTGCTTTAA
- a CDS encoding ATP-dependent Clp protease proteolytic subunit, with protein MSKDKEADTGTAKLISEKLFKSRTLVICEDINQTMARRVCQELLALAATSDEDITLFINSQGGHVESGDSIHDMIRFIKPKVKVVGTGWVASAGTHIYLAVDKKDRYCLPNTRFLIHQPSGGVGGQASDVAIQAEQIIKMRERLAQIIARQTGQPVEQVRKDIERDKWMTAEEAVAYGICNQIVEKASEI; from the coding sequence ATGAGCAAAGACAAAGAAGCCGATACCGGTACCGCCAAACTGATTAGCGAAAAGCTGTTTAAAAGCCGTACCCTGGTGATTTGTGAAGACATAAACCAAACCATGGCGCGCCGGGTTTGCCAGGAGCTGTTGGCCCTGGCAGCCACGTCTGACGAGGACATCACCCTCTTTATCAATTCCCAGGGCGGGCACGTGGAATCGGGCGACAGCATCCACGACATGATCCGTTTTATTAAGCCAAAGGTAAAAGTGGTTGGCACCGGCTGGGTTGCCAGCGCCGGTACCCACATTTATCTGGCAGTGGATAAAAAAGACCGCTACTGCCTGCCCAACACCCGCTTTTTGATCCACCAACCTTCGGGTGGTGTTGGCGGTCAGGCCAGTGATGTTGCCATTCAGGCCGAGCAAATTATCAAGATGCGTGAACGTTTAGCGCAGATCATTGCTCGCCAAACCGGCCAGCCGGTCGAGCAGGTTCGTAAAGATATCGAGCGCGACAAATGGATGACGGCCGAAGAAGCAGTGGCTTACGGCATTTGCAACCAAATCGTTGAAAAAGCTAGCGAAATCTAA
- the rarD gene encoding EamA family transporter RarD: MDSKGVLYALAAYLIWGIAPVYFKLLHQVPATEILSHRVIWSCVFLVALLLALGKVGAVRQIFKQRRQWQTLLLTACFIATNWGIYIWSVNNGHILEASLGYYINPLLNVALGMVFLGEKLRRLQWFALMLALLGVLAQLAYFGSLPWIALVLALSFGLYGLFRKKVPVDPVAGLFVETLLLLPVALLYLGFHHSTAAMSDNDWSLNTLLVAAGIVTTVPLLCFIAAARHLPLSVLGFFQYIAPSLAFLLAVLVYGENFDPHNMLTFGFIWVALLVFVFDGLRQQRLRAKQKKPLPAKDGC; encoded by the coding sequence ATGGACTCAAAAGGTGTCCTCTATGCCCTTGCTGCTTACCTTATTTGGGGTATAGCGCCGGTTTACTTCAAGCTGCTTCACCAAGTTCCTGCTACCGAAATTCTCTCTCACCGCGTGATTTGGTCCTGCGTGTTTTTGGTGGCGCTGTTATTGGCGCTAGGCAAGGTTGGTGCGGTGCGCCAGATCTTCAAGCAGCGCCGCCAATGGCAAACTCTGCTGCTTACCGCCTGTTTTATTGCGACCAACTGGGGCATTTACATCTGGTCGGTTAACAATGGCCATATTCTGGAAGCAAGCCTCGGTTATTACATCAATCCACTGCTCAACGTCGCCTTGGGCATGGTGTTTTTAGGGGAAAAGCTGCGCCGTTTGCAGTGGTTTGCCCTGATGCTGGCACTGCTGGGCGTGTTGGCACAGCTGGCGTACTTTGGCAGCCTGCCCTGGATAGCGTTGGTGCTGGCCCTATCCTTTGGCCTTTATGGACTCTTTCGCAAGAAAGTACCGGTGGATCCGGTAGCGGGCCTGTTTGTAGAGACCTTATTGTTGCTGCCGGTAGCGCTGTTGTACTTGGGCTTTCATCACAGCACTGCTGCCATGAGCGATAACGATTGGTCGTTGAACACACTGCTGGTGGCCGCCGGTATCGTTACTACGGTGCCGCTATTGTGCTTTATTGCCGCGGCGCGTCATTTACCGTTGTCGGTGCTGGGCTTTTTCCAATACATCGCCCCAAGTCTGGCGTTCTTGCTGGCGGTACTGGTGTACGGCGAAAACTTCGACCCCCATAACATGCTGACCTTTGGCTTTATCTGGGTTGCCTTGCTGGTTTTTGTGTTTGATGGCCTTCGTCAGCAGCGGTTGCGTGCTAAACAAAAAAAGCCGTTGCCAGCAAAAGACGGCTGCTAA
- a CDS encoding methyl-accepting chemotaxis protein, whose translation MQRILARLRFVHAVLIVSLVPLLGLIALWVVHFGGLATEAKAAAAAVDMVELVETSANLAQQGAMERGLSAGFLGSKGARFSEELKAQRQQLDEAINRFKKLPTGHLDAASKKLLAGINEQLAALSLTRQKVDALASDNGAFGFYSRLNDLALSLSTHQSLRLAGLPQLKALLDATLSLMWTSENAGQIRGLLNGAFARHQLSDNAFVGVVRAVTEEQNHIEHFLEVAPDDLKQRLNDAKQGSNWQQVKQIQQQVLEKGPSNNLADPSQGQWFDMATARIKAIKTVSGAINQRFITTAQQVSQNAQWGLWLTGLISVLVLLPLLYLIFTLTRSLKKRVAYVDETLKAITQNSDLTLRLADQRADEFGNISRSIDLHLDEVSGIFKGFHQTAVSASGAMGNIMASASQANDNAERQNQQAEHLAHAMHEIAQASSEVSGNMQQARDSMNHAKEQVSQSQLLTQAVNRGFEELTASITENRGEIERLAQHSSEISGILDTITGIAEQTNLLALNAAIEAARAGEQGRGFAVVADEVRSLAYKTRESTESVRGMIDRLQQSSASALSAMQRNEEQVTDTAGRVMASSSAVAEVTTEIDKVQDLVQQVAAAAEQQSATLAEVQEASAGINQLSQDTSEQVRAVNLEAQSLKDRLQSLEKRLAGFRMA comes from the coding sequence ATGCAGCGCATTCTGGCCCGACTTCGCTTTGTTCATGCCGTACTTATCGTATCCTTGGTGCCGTTATTGGGGCTGATAGCCCTCTGGGTAGTGCATTTTGGTGGCCTGGCAACCGAGGCGAAGGCTGCCGCCGCCGCTGTTGATATGGTGGAACTGGTGGAAACATCGGCCAACCTTGCCCAACAAGGGGCCATGGAAAGGGGGCTGAGCGCCGGATTTTTAGGCTCAAAAGGTGCACGTTTTAGCGAAGAGCTAAAAGCCCAGCGCCAACAGTTAGATGAGGCGATTAATCGCTTTAAAAAGCTTCCCACTGGCCATTTGGATGCCGCCAGCAAAAAGCTGCTGGCCGGCATTAACGAGCAGTTGGCTGCCCTTAGCCTTACCCGCCAAAAGGTGGATGCGCTGGCCAGCGATAATGGCGCCTTTGGCTTTTACAGCCGGCTTAACGACTTGGCGTTAAGTTTGTCTACTCACCAATCGCTTAGACTGGCTGGCCTGCCGCAATTAAAGGCGCTGCTGGATGCCACCCTGTCTTTGATGTGGACCAGTGAAAACGCCGGCCAAATTCGCGGTTTATTAAACGGTGCCTTTGCCCGCCACCAGCTGAGCGACAACGCTTTTGTGGGTGTGGTACGGGCGGTTACAGAAGAGCAAAATCATATTGAGCACTTTTTGGAAGTCGCGCCCGATGATTTAAAGCAGCGTCTTAACGACGCCAAGCAAGGCAGCAACTGGCAGCAGGTTAAGCAAATTCAGCAGCAGGTTTTAGAAAAAGGCCCCTCCAATAACTTGGCTGATCCATCCCAAGGGCAGTGGTTTGACATGGCAACTGCGCGTATTAAGGCGATAAAAACCGTTTCTGGCGCTATTAATCAGCGCTTTATTACCACCGCCCAGCAGGTGAGCCAAAATGCCCAATGGGGGTTATGGCTAACCGGCCTAATTAGTGTGCTGGTGCTGCTGCCGCTGCTGTATCTTATCTTCACCCTTACCCGCTCCCTGAAAAAACGGGTGGCCTATGTGGATGAAACCCTTAAAGCCATTACCCAAAATTCTGATTTAACCCTGCGTCTGGCCGACCAACGGGCCGACGAATTTGGCAATATCAGCCGTTCTATCGATCTTCACCTTGATGAAGTCAGCGGCATTTTTAAAGGTTTTCATCAAACTGCGGTGTCGGCATCCGGCGCCATGGGCAATATTATGGCCTCGGCCAGCCAGGCCAACGATAATGCCGAGCGCCAAAACCAGCAGGCCGAGCACCTTGCCCATGCCATGCATGAAATTGCTCAGGCCTCGTCGGAAGTGTCGGGCAATATGCAGCAGGCGCGAGACTCTATGAACCACGCCAAAGAGCAGGTAAGCCAGAGCCAATTACTTACCCAAGCGGTGAACCGCGGCTTTGAAGAACTGACCGCCTCGATAACGGAAAACCGCGGTGAAATCGAACGCCTGGCCCAACACAGCAGTGAAATTTCCGGCATTTTAGACACCATTACCGGTATTGCCGAACAAACCAACTTGCTGGCGCTTAATGCCGCCATTGAAGCCGCCCGCGCTGGCGAGCAGGGGCGCGGCTTTGCCGTTGTGGCCGATGAAGTGCGCTCCTTGGCCTACAAAACCCGCGAGTCCACCGAAAGCGTACGCGGCATGATAGACCGGTTGCAGCAGTCTAGCGCCAGCGCCTTGTCGGCCATGCAGCGTAACGAAGAACAAGTTACCGACACCGCGGGGCGGGTTATGGCCAGCAGCAGTGCGGTGGCAGAAGTCACCACTGAAATTGATAAAGTGCAGGATTTGGTGCAGCAAGTGGCTGCCGCTGCCGAGCAGCAATCGGCTACCCTTGCCGAAGTACAGGAAGCCAGCGCCGGCATTAACCAGTTGTCGCAAGACACTTCCGAGCAGGTACGTGCGGTGAATTTGGAAGCGCAAAGCCTAAAGGATAGGCTTCAAAGCTTGGAAAAACGGCTAGCGGGTTTTCGCATGGCTTGA
- a CDS encoding pyroglutamyl-peptidase I: MFRYLLLLAVLSLPALADVEEARLPKAEAAMPGVITPFNSLLAQLDGSPDMATVVKVASQGYALGKAIALKRLDDRPLYWFRLAGQAKLRALTLPEATKDKLMWRFERVSRGIEDVHFKPGMKHILLTGFDPFFLDRHVDQSNPSGLAALMLDGKIIEKDGVKAQIETVLVPVRFADFDQGLIEQILLPYYTKHSADMVITVSMGRSDFDLERFPGKRRSAEAPDNENVLTGATATVPKLPLLYGQPISGPEFVASTLPFDALMDGDGPYAINDNRKVTTLAGDREPQHLFELDGQVSVKGSGGGYLSNEISYRAIRLRDLLKSTIPVGHIHTPRIAAYDKAKEAAIVKQLTSMLTEAVGSLED; this comes from the coding sequence ATGTTCCGATATTTGCTGCTGTTAGCGGTGCTAAGCCTGCCAGCCCTGGCCGATGTAGAAGAGGCGCGGCTACCCAAAGCCGAAGCTGCTATGCCCGGTGTTATCACCCCCTTTAATAGCCTGCTGGCACAACTCGATGGCTCGCCAGATATGGCAACGGTGGTAAAAGTGGCAAGCCAGGGTTATGCCCTGGGTAAAGCCATTGCCCTTAAACGCCTGGACGACCGGCCACTGTATTGGTTTCGCTTAGCAGGCCAAGCAAAGTTGCGCGCCCTGACATTGCCAGAGGCGACAAAAGACAAACTGATGTGGCGTTTTGAGCGGGTCAGCCGCGGTATCGAAGATGTGCATTTCAAACCCGGCATGAAACATATCTTGTTGACCGGCTTTGACCCCTTCTTCCTTGACCGTCATGTTGACCAGTCCAACCCGTCGGGGCTGGCCGCCTTGATGCTGGACGGCAAAATCATTGAAAAAGACGGCGTGAAAGCACAGATTGAAACGGTGCTGGTGCCGGTGCGTTTTGCCGACTTTGACCAAGGCCTTATCGAACAAATCCTGCTGCCTTATTACACCAAGCACAGCGCCGATATGGTGATCACTGTCTCGATGGGCCGCAGCGACTTTGACTTAGAGCGTTTTCCCGGCAAACGCCGCAGCGCCGAAGCGCCAGATAATGAAAACGTGCTAACCGGTGCTACCGCCACGGTGCCGAAGCTGCCGCTGTTGTATGGCCAGCCTATTTCAGGCCCCGAATTTGTGGCCTCAACACTACCCTTTGATGCCCTGATGGACGGCGACGGCCCCTATGCCATTAACGATAACCGTAAGGTCACGACGTTGGCGGGCGACCGCGAGCCACAACACCTGTTTGAACTCGATGGCCAGGTGTCGGTAAAAGGCTCAGGTGGCGGCTATCTGTCGAACGAAATCAGCTACCGCGCCATTCGGCTGCGGGACTTGTTAAAAAGCACCATACCGGTTGGCCATATTCACACCCCGCGCATTGCCGCCTACGACAAAGCCAAAGAAGCGGCGATCGTTAAACAGCTCACCTCAATGCTCACCGAGGCGGTTGGCAGCTTAGAGGATTAA
- a CDS encoding S9 family peptidase produces MKKGLLLFLALSLPQVALAKDKTPTVEQFAQMPLAQNLELSPDGKWIAGVSYEKGVPVVFVSPLAKPQFNYVVKLKKTRDRIEDVEWIDNDRLFVSASYPEYYYGQQYRVSHNYAVHRDGSNLQPLAIKIMGQDDYSWMKSVSEGQMLHRLPAEPGHIVLTAFDVRDMGYSVFDMNVDNGDFTKLASSHKDVNDWAVNAEGQVTFGFAYDKDKISVYKVGKDSKLTLVKELDTKGDITFDPITMLDDHRLAVISDYGQDREVMQVYDLAKQAFGEVLYQVPGYDIRSGIIRGNKLVGYSYIDDSLEMVYQDPDLQKMARMVHATFGKGGKAYLYDVSLNHKVALVSQAAPNHPTRYFVVDFKANKAAFWLSAKPVLEGKALANTQPVSFKTRDGLALHGYLTLPVNAQKPPVVVLPHGGPHARDELGFDDLALMLANQGYAVLKINYRGSTGYGDKFEIRGYEQWGLKMQDDLIDGLHWLQKTGQVDAHKACIVGGSYGGYAAMVASYRDSKDFQCAVAIAGISDLQQMWEKDHNRSSFLGALMAVTLGDPEQKGVKARWQRTSALEQVRRINMPMLLIHGDKDTRVNVEQSRELYQAAKAAGKDVHYVELKDGTHFIDDADSKVAVYENVAKFLKAHLG; encoded by the coding sequence ATGAAAAAAGGACTTTTACTCTTTCTGGCGCTTAGCCTGCCTCAGGTTGCCCTTGCCAAGGACAAAACCCCTACTGTTGAACAGTTTGCGCAAATGCCACTGGCGCAAAATTTAGAGTTGTCACCGGACGGTAAATGGATTGCCGGCGTCAGTTACGAAAAGGGCGTACCGGTGGTGTTTGTGTCGCCATTGGCCAAACCGCAGTTTAACTATGTGGTGAAGCTTAAAAAGACCCGCGACCGTATCGAAGACGTGGAGTGGATTGATAACGACCGGCTGTTCGTCAGTGCCAGTTACCCCGAATACTATTACGGCCAGCAATATCGGGTGTCCCATAACTATGCGGTACACCGCGACGGTTCTAATCTGCAGCCGCTTGCCATCAAAATAATGGGCCAGGACGACTACAGCTGGATGAAAAGCGTTAGCGAAGGCCAAATGCTGCACCGCTTACCTGCTGAGCCCGGCCATATTGTCTTGACGGCATTTGATGTCAGAGACATGGGCTATTCGGTATTCGATATGAATGTCGATAACGGCGATTTCACCAAGCTGGCCTCTTCCCACAAAGACGTGAATGACTGGGCGGTGAATGCCGAAGGGCAAGTCACCTTTGGCTTTGCTTACGACAAAGACAAGATCTCGGTATACAAGGTGGGCAAAGACAGCAAGCTGACCTTGGTTAAAGAGCTTGATACCAAAGGGGATATTACCTTCGACCCCATTACCATGCTTGATGACCACCGCCTGGCGGTGATTTCTGATTACGGCCAGGACCGTGAGGTAATGCAGGTTTATGACCTTGCCAAACAGGCCTTTGGCGAAGTGCTTTATCAGGTGCCGGGGTATGACATTCGTAGTGGCATTATTCGCGGTAACAAGCTGGTCGGTTACAGCTACATCGACGACAGCCTTGAGATGGTTTACCAAGACCCAGATTTACAGAAAATGGCGCGTATGGTGCACGCTACCTTTGGTAAGGGCGGCAAAGCCTACCTTTACGATGTCAGCCTTAACCACAAGGTCGCGCTGGTATCCCAAGCGGCACCCAATCACCCCACCCGGTATTTTGTGGTGGACTTTAAGGCCAATAAGGCGGCGTTTTGGCTGTCTGCCAAGCCGGTATTGGAAGGTAAAGCCCTGGCCAACACCCAGCCGGTATCCTTTAAAACTAGAGACGGCTTGGCATTGCATGGCTATTTAACATTGCCGGTTAATGCGCAAAAACCGCCGGTGGTGGTATTGCCCCACGGCGGCCCCCATGCCCGTGACGAACTGGGCTTTGATGACTTGGCACTGATGCTGGCCAACCAGGGCTATGCGGTACTGAAAATCAACTACCGTGGCTCGACCGGTTACGGCGACAAGTTTGAGATTCGTGGCTACGAGCAGTGGGGGCTGAAGATGCAAGACGACCTCATCGACGGCTTGCACTGGCTACAAAAAACTGGCCAGGTTGATGCCCATAAAGCCTGTATTGTTGGCGGCTCTTACGGGGGGTATGCGGCGATGGTCGCGAGCTACCGCGACAGCAAAGATTTTCAGTGTGCGGTGGCCATTGCCGGGATCTCCGATCTGCAGCAGATGTGGGAAAAAGACCACAACCGCTCATCCTTCCTTGGTGCCTTGATGGCGGTAACCTTGGGTGACCCTGAGCAAAAAGGCGTTAAAGCGCGCTGGCAGCGTACTTCTGCACTCGAGCAGGTGCGGCGCATTAACATGCCGATGTTGCTTATCCATGGTGACAAAGACACCCGGGTTAACGTTGAGCAAAGCCGGGAACTTTACCAAGCTGCCAAGGCCGCCGGTAAAGACGTTCACTATGTGGAACTCAAAGACGGCACGCATTTTATCGACGATGCCGACAGCAAAGTGGCGGTGTATGAAAACGTCGCCAAGTTCTTAAAGGCGCATTTGGGTTAG